A single window of Zetaproteobacteria bacterium DNA harbors:
- a CDS encoding CBS domain-containing protein, which produces MFAWKIMTSKVITCRPDQPVGEVIDLMIRRHLHTVPVVEEDGTLRGSINTLSILNRVVPEYIVTGDLKSVPFAPDIGLLRKHFRALACGDKVAADIMERKPTTVRDNESLLSVTAALITYDRYEYVLVVDRNRKLLGVISSGDILRALHQGEPEGIEQA; this is translated from the coding sequence ATGTTCGCCTGGAAGATCATGACCAGCAAGGTGATCACCTGCCGCCCCGACCAGCCGGTGGGCGAGGTGATCGATCTGATGATCCGCCGCCATCTGCACACCGTACCGGTGGTGGAGGAGGACGGCACGCTGCGCGGCTCGATCAACACCCTCTCCATCCTCAACCGGGTGGTGCCGGAGTACATCGTCACCGGTGATCTCAAGTCGGTCCCCTTCGCCCCCGATATCGGGCTGCTGCGCAAACACTTCCGTGCGCTGGCCTGCGGCGACAAGGTGGCCGCCGACATCATGGAGCGCAAACCGACCACGGTGCGCGACAACGAGTCGCTGCTTTCGGTCACCGCGGCGCTGATCACCTACGACCGCTACGAGTATGTGCTGGTGGTCGACCGCAACCGCAAGTTGCTCGGGGTGATCTCCAGCGGCGACATCCTGCGTGCGCTGCACCAGGGGGAACCGGAAGGGATCGAGCAGGCCTGA
- the lysS gene encoding lysine--tRNA ligase, which translates to MNARPKGAAAAGPTGDPEQVAVRRRKLAALREEGFAYPDDWRCDAEAAALHERYGDWEGVRLEEAAISVRVGGRIMAHRVMGRSSFLHIQDGSGRIQLFLQRDRLTPELYDATKAWDLGDIVGAAGTLFRTRTGELSVRVEEIRLVAKCLRPLPEKWKGLQDKELRYRRRYLDLMVSSEARDRFRLRSRIVAELRRRLEARGFIEVETPMLQLRPGGAAARPFITHHNALDIDLYLRIAPELYLKRLVVGGFERVFEINRNFRNEGLDATHNPEFTMVEFYQAWADFHDAMETTEALIRGVAEACGRTRIVWEGVELDLGRPFRRLRMDEAVVEKRPDLAGHTRNKGLLATVCLQEIPDFRPTVTWQAGDYLNALFEALVEPELQQPTFVTHHPVEISPLARRNGAEPHLTDRFELFVAGKEIANGFSELNDPDDQRARFLAQAAARQAEEGEPAGVDEDFLCALEYGMPPTAGVGIGVDRLVMMLTGSHSIRDVLLFPHMRPQE; encoded by the coding sequence GTGAATGCCCGGCCGAAGGGGGCGGCCGCAGCCGGCCCGACCGGCGACCCGGAGCAGGTGGCCGTCCGGCGGCGGAAGCTGGCCGCGCTGCGTGAGGAGGGGTTCGCCTATCCCGACGACTGGCGCTGCGACGCCGAGGCCGCCGCGCTGCATGAGCGCTACGGCGATTGGGAGGGCGTGCGGCTGGAGGAGGCGGCGATCTCCGTCCGGGTGGGAGGGCGGATCATGGCCCACCGGGTGATGGGGAGGTCGAGCTTTCTCCACATCCAGGACGGCAGCGGCCGCATCCAGCTCTTCCTCCAGCGCGACCGGCTCACCCCCGAGCTCTACGATGCGACCAAAGCGTGGGATCTGGGCGACATCGTCGGCGCCGCCGGGACGCTCTTCCGCACCCGCACCGGCGAGCTGTCGGTGCGGGTGGAGGAGATCCGGCTGGTGGCCAAGTGTCTGCGGCCGCTGCCCGAGAAGTGGAAAGGGCTGCAGGACAAGGAGCTGCGCTACCGCCGCCGCTACCTCGATCTGATGGTCTCCTCCGAGGCGCGCGACCGTTTCCGCCTCCGTTCGCGCATCGTCGCCGAGCTGCGCCGCCGGCTGGAGGCGCGTGGCTTCATCGAGGTGGAGACTCCGATGTTGCAGCTCCGCCCCGGGGGGGCCGCCGCCCGTCCCTTCATCACCCACCACAACGCGCTCGATATCGACCTCTATCTGCGCATCGCCCCGGAGCTCTACCTCAAGCGGCTGGTGGTGGGCGGCTTCGAGCGGGTCTTCGAGATCAACCGCAACTTCCGCAACGAGGGGCTGGACGCCACCCACAACCCCGAGTTCACCATGGTGGAGTTCTATCAGGCCTGGGCCGACTTCCACGACGCGATGGAGACCACCGAGGCGCTGATCCGCGGCGTGGCCGAGGCGTGTGGTCGCACGCGGATCGTCTGGGAGGGGGTGGAGCTCGATCTCGGCCGCCCCTTCCGCCGGTTGCGCATGGATGAGGCGGTGGTGGAGAAGCGGCCCGATCTGGCCGGCCACACCCGCAACAAGGGGCTGCTGGCCACCGTCTGCCTGCAGGAGATCCCGGATTTTCGGCCGACGGTCACCTGGCAGGCGGGGGACTACCTCAACGCGCTGTTCGAGGCGCTGGTCGAGCCGGAGTTGCAGCAGCCCACCTTCGTCACCCACCATCCTGTCGAGATCTCACCGCTGGCCCGGCGCAATGGGGCGGAGCCGCATCTGACCGACCGCTTCGAGCTCTTTGTCGCCGGCAAGGAGATCGCCAACGGCTTCTCCGAGCTCAACGATCCCGACGATCAGCGGGCCCGCTTCCTGGCCCAGGCCGCGGCACGGCAGGCGGAGGAGGGGGAGCCGGCCGGGGTGGACGAGGATTTCCTCTGCGCTCTGGAGTACGGCATGCCGCCGACGGCGGGCGTGGGGATCGGGGTCGATCGGCTGGTGATGATGCTCACCGGTAGCCATTCGATCCGGGATGTGCTCCTCTTTCCCCATATGCGCCCGCAGGAGTAG
- a CDS encoding nucleoside-diphosphate kinase: MAVERTLSIIKPDAVAKNVIGDIIRRFEENGLSVVAARMIHLSAEEAGRFYAVHRGRPFFGPLCSFMSSGPILVMVLEGKNAIRLNRQLMGATNPKEAEPGTIRADHADSIDANAVHGSDSPESAATEIAFFFPDIEIFGR; the protein is encoded by the coding sequence ATGGCCGTGGAACGGACCCTGTCGATCATCAAGCCGGACGCCGTCGCCAAGAATGTGATCGGCGACATCATCCGTCGCTTCGAGGAGAACGGGCTGTCGGTCGTCGCCGCCCGGATGATCCATCTGAGCGCCGAGGAGGCGGGCCGCTTCTACGCGGTGCACCGGGGGCGCCCCTTCTTCGGCCCGCTCTGCTCCTTCATGAGCTCCGGGCCGATCCTGGTCATGGTGTTGGAGGGGAAGAACGCCATCCGGCTCAACCGCCAGCTGATGGGGGCGACCAACCCCAAGGAGGCCGAGCCCGGAACCATCCGCGCCGACCATGCCGACTCGATCGATGCCAACGCCGTCCACGGCTCCGACTCGCCGGAGAGCGCGGCGACAGAGATCGCCTTCTTCTTCCCCGATATCGAGATCTTCGGCCGTTAA
- a CDS encoding MBL fold metallo-hydrolase, translating into MRNLTLFDDGIHKFILLNESEPGEENGIESNQYLIVHQGIGMLLDPGGWGVMPRVLTEMLQHIQPEDVAMILLSHQDPDIVGGVATWLELTNATVHVASTWMRFLPHYGQIDMGRFHPVPDGGGALALTDDCRIEVVPAHFLHSPGQLNLFDPHAGILFSGDVGTAALKNGGDQLFVEDFAAHLPAIEGFHRRYMACNRALRLWVARVRALAPQVIAPQHGPAYRGAAVGAFLDWLEQLECGADIMRPDGSFPA; encoded by the coding sequence ATGCGCAACTTGACGCTGTTTGACGACGGGATCCACAAGTTCATCCTGCTCAACGAGAGCGAGCCGGGGGAAGAGAACGGGATCGAATCCAACCAGTATCTGATCGTTCATCAGGGGATCGGCATGCTGCTCGATCCCGGCGGCTGGGGGGTGATGCCGCGGGTGCTGACCGAGATGCTGCAGCACATCCAGCCCGAAGATGTGGCGATGATCCTGCTCTCCCACCAGGATCCCGACATCGTCGGCGGTGTGGCTACTTGGCTGGAGCTGACCAACGCCACCGTCCATGTCGCATCGACCTGGATGCGCTTTCTGCCCCACTACGGCCAGATCGACATGGGGCGGTTCCATCCGGTGCCGGATGGGGGCGGGGCGCTGGCGCTGACCGACGACTGCCGCATCGAGGTGGTGCCCGCCCACTTCCTCCACTCCCCCGGCCAGCTCAACCTGTTCGACCCGCACGCCGGCATCCTCTTCTCCGGCGATGTCGGCACCGCCGCGCTGAAAAACGGCGGCGATCAGCTTTTTGTCGAAGATTTCGCCGCCCACCTGCCGGCCATCGAGGGCTTTCACCGCCGCTACATGGCCTGCAACCGGGCGTTGCGGCTGTGGGTGGCGCGGGTGCGCGCGCTCGCCCCGCAGGTGATCGCGCCGCAGCACGGTCCGGCCTACCGCGGCGCGGCGGTGGGGGCGTTCCTCGACTGGCTGGAGCAGCTGGAGTGCGGCGCCGACATCATGCGCCCGGACGGCTCTTTTCCGGCATGA
- a CDS encoding bifunctional diguanylate cyclase/phosphodiesterase, whose product MTLDLQQQLSALDRLRETTVLHVGNLLQRQQWNRNAFSRIVALVSMEHEAIGAALERLRRRVEDGEVRREIASLQARCSRLDGAVARLQRLRNRSSDREMVAIKKIIFSFDRAAGTLNQTLIDKNLLDRQNQVLENLIISHEHVANWKQFVQRILIDFHQMFRFDFFFIAFSEENELTLFFYYMGDYPEPVKEQIDTACARRVLAGLDLPPDTPYSVERFVVIDRPRRVDPTQVETITVKVPDYAPNLAGLLGATYASTRKVSVQEQAVIRSILSVMVMVVGSSKVLSRTLAELEFHSIHDPLTGLYNRRHFDEMLRYEVDRSERHRHHFSLLFLDSDDFKQINDGFGHPCGDQVLVELGGMMRAATRMGDLVVRLGGDEFAILLPETPVEGARALAEKLRKRISHHRFTSPDGRQFQTSVSIGIAGYPRDGRNSRDLLAACDAALYRAKEGGKNSIVVAAAQPPAARVRDARVAVERLRDALAEGRVLPYFQPILSTADRRPVACEVVARKQSRDGRVLPAMEFIETVERAGLARSLDRSIVDGALEVLHERMQHHPADAVPPLFINLSPQEIRGRSLLGFAEQRCAELGIPPEKVVFEMAERAVVAELGAVRGFLANLRNRGFRFALDDFGSGYNAFHYLRELRFDFVKIDGAFIRGVVDSQVDALLVRHLAAICRGLGMVTIAEHVEEEEIMAAVTEMGIDYAQGFHLGAPVSARNLFSTWDGGERR is encoded by the coding sequence ATGACGCTGGATCTGCAGCAGCAGCTCAGCGCACTCGATCGGCTGCGCGAAACCACCGTGCTCCATGTCGGCAACCTGCTGCAGCGCCAGCAGTGGAACCGCAACGCCTTCAGCCGCATCGTCGCGCTGGTCTCCATGGAGCACGAGGCGATCGGCGCTGCGCTCGAGCGGCTGCGCCGGCGGGTGGAGGATGGGGAAGTGCGCAGGGAGATCGCTTCGCTGCAGGCCCGCTGCAGCCGGCTCGACGGGGCGGTCGCGCGGCTGCAGCGGTTGCGCAACCGCAGTTCCGATCGCGAGATGGTGGCGATCAAGAAGATCATCTTCAGCTTCGACCGTGCCGCCGGCACCCTCAACCAGACGCTGATCGACAAGAACCTGCTCGACCGCCAGAACCAGGTGCTGGAGAACCTGATCATCTCCCACGAGCACGTCGCCAACTGGAAGCAGTTCGTCCAGCGCATCCTGATCGATTTCCACCAGATGTTCCGCTTCGACTTCTTCTTCATCGCCTTCTCGGAGGAGAACGAACTCACCCTCTTCTTCTACTACATGGGCGACTATCCCGAGCCGGTGAAGGAGCAGATCGACACCGCCTGCGCCCGCCGGGTGCTCGCGGGGCTCGATCTGCCGCCGGACACCCCCTACAGCGTCGAGCGGTTCGTCGTCATCGACCGGCCGCGGCGGGTCGACCCCACCCAGGTGGAGACGATCACCGTCAAGGTGCCCGACTACGCGCCCAACCTTGCCGGGCTGCTCGGGGCCACCTACGCCTCGACGCGCAAGGTGTCGGTGCAGGAGCAGGCGGTGATCCGCTCGATCCTGTCGGTGATGGTGATGGTGGTCGGTTCGAGCAAGGTGTTGAGCAGGACTCTGGCCGAGCTGGAGTTTCATTCGATCCACGACCCGCTCACCGGCCTCTACAACCGGCGCCACTTCGACGAGATGCTCCGCTACGAGGTCGACCGCTCCGAGCGCCACCGGCACCACTTCTCGCTGCTCTTCCTCGATTCGGACGACTTCAAGCAGATCAACGACGGCTTCGGCCACCCCTGCGGCGACCAGGTGCTGGTCGAGCTGGGCGGCATGATGCGCGCGGCCACCCGCATGGGGGATCTGGTGGTGCGGTTGGGGGGGGACGAGTTCGCCATCCTGCTGCCGGAGACGCCGGTGGAGGGGGCGCGGGCGCTGGCCGAGAAGCTGCGCAAGCGCATCTCCCACCACCGCTTCACCTCCCCCGACGGGCGCCAGTTCCAGACATCGGTCTCGATCGGCATCGCCGGTTATCCGCGCGACGGCCGCAACAGCCGCGATCTGCTCGCCGCCTGCGACGCGGCCCTCTATCGAGCCAAGGAGGGTGGGAAGAACAGCATCGTGGTCGCCGCTGCGCAGCCGCCCGCCGCCCGGGTGCGTGATGCGCGTGTCGCCGTGGAGCGGTTGCGCGACGCCCTCGCCGAGGGGCGCGTCCTCCCCTACTTCCAGCCGATCCTCTCGACCGCGGATCGGCGACCGGTCGCCTGCGAGGTGGTGGCGCGCAAACAGAGCCGCGACGGGCGGGTGTTGCCGGCGATGGAGTTCATCGAGACGGTGGAGCGGGCTGGGCTGGCGCGCAGCCTCGACCGCTCGATCGTCGATGGGGCGCTGGAGGTGTTGCACGAACGGATGCAACACCATCCGGCCGATGCGGTGCCGCCCCTGTTCATCAATCTCTCGCCGCAGGAGATCCGTGGGCGCAGCTTGCTCGGCTTTGCCGAACAGCGCTGCGCCGAGCTGGGGATCCCGCCGGAGAAGGTGGTCTTCGAGATGGCCGAACGGGCGGTGGTGGCGGAGTTGGGAGCGGTGCGCGGCTTCCTCGCCAACCTGCGCAACCGCGGATTCCGTTTCGCGCTCGACGACTTCGGCAGCGGCTACAATGCCTTCCACTATCTGCGCGAGCTGCGCTTCGACTTCGTCAAGATCGACGGCGCCTTCATCCGCGGGGTGGTCGACTCGCAGGTCGATGCCCTCCTGGTTCGCCATCTGGCGGCGATCTGCCGTGGGCTGGGGATGGTGACCATCGCCGAGCATGTCGAGGAGGAGGAGATCATGGCGGCGGTGACGGAGATGGGGATCGACTATGCCCAGGGGTTCCATCTGGGTGCGCCCGTTTCGGCGCGGAACCTCTTCTCCACATGGGATGGGGGGGAGCGGAGATGA